A part of Helicobacter fennelliae genomic DNA contains:
- the mobP1 gene encoding MobP1 family relaxase translates to MQSQNILLTNLAMMSWNLIFGKGGKCKKQEPIVPLLITQNSNISTQNTTKAREKAQKLKENQGRFDLSAYAKERDKKAKLMSGGYEVMIKITSNARNKTQLLKHIEYISRDGELELLSADNHIFLGKADTKDCVESYANIPQRFERVRERRETYNMVFSMRDYEECEPHILQESAFATMKKLYPNAQFVLALHKDTDNPHCHICLNANNLNGSRIHIQKKDLFAMRQSFAKELNARGVYALATKRSDSYRGYEIALNAPRRTELDLKQKFYGIINFGEAPYNDDNLNKDSFFISYLVNNRSVTIWGEHLKELAQKYDLQQSDFIRVKKLGYKLRPYTFEKTIGGKTYTITNTTKVAIWDISIRDRAEKDFVKLPKPPTFKPIVRLKESSKPKPTRRDTNGNTRPQYTREQWARFNAERNATKFARKAAILQATNTPKPRYNAFTGFKEQYAELRISSFTGFRESNTELQWRAARSKPYLSESNLDTLASEITTKHDLSRMSQSNVDKESTQHQMLLPSDAQHNLPRRPDSANNDNRELRSTNHSDTRNATSKRKWRIVDKFSDEMESIKPIEPKRYTREQWAKFNAKKNKGDLER, encoded by the coding sequence GTGCAATCCCAAAATATTTTGCTAACAAATTTAGCAATGATGAGCTGGAATTTAATATTTGGAAAGGGCGGCAAGTGCAAAAAGCAAGAGCCAATCGTTCCTTTGCTAATTACACAAAACTCAAACATATCCACTCAAAATACTACAAAAGCAAGAGAGAAAGCCCAAAAACTCAAAGAGAATCAAGGCAGATTTGATTTATCTGCTTACGCAAAAGAGCGAGATAAAAAAGCAAAACTTATGAGTGGTGGCTATGAAGTTATGATTAAAATCACTTCAAATGCGAGAAATAAAACACAACTTTTAAAACATATTGAATATATCTCACGCGATGGAGAGTTAGAGCTTTTAAGTGCGGATAATCATATATTTTTAGGAAAAGCTGATACCAAAGACTGCGTAGAATCCTATGCCAATATTCCACAAAGATTTGAGAGAGTAAGAGAAAGGCGAGAAACTTACAATATGGTATTTTCTATGCGAGATTATGAAGAGTGTGAGCCACATATTTTGCAAGAATCCGCTTTTGCTACGATGAAAAAGCTCTATCCAAACGCACAATTTGTGCTGGCTTTGCATAAAGACACAGACAATCCACACTGCCACATTTGTCTTAATGCTAATAATCTCAATGGTAGCAGAATCCATATACAAAAGAAAGATTTATTTGCTATGCGACAAAGCTTTGCTAAGGAATTAAATGCGCGTGGAGTGTATGCGCTTGCCACAAAACGAAGCGATAGTTATCGTGGCTATGAAATTGCCTTAAACGCTCCTAGAAGAACGGAGCTAGACTTGAAGCAAAAATTTTATGGAATTATTAACTTTGGCGAAGCTCCATATAATGATGATAATCTCAACAAAGATAGCTTTTTTATCTCGTATCTTGTCAATAATAGATCTGTAACGATTTGGGGAGAGCATTTAAAGGAGTTAGCGCAAAAATATGACTTGCAACAAAGTGATTTTATCCGTGTTAAAAAGCTAGGTTACAAACTTCGTCCTTATACATTTGAGAAAACAATTGGTGGTAAAACTTACACAATCACTAATACTACAAAAGTAGCGATATGGGATATATCTATACGAGATAGGGCAGAAAAAGACTTTGTGAAACTCCCAAAACCACCGACCTTTAAGCCAATAGTAAGACTGAAAGAATCTTCTAAACCAAAACCAACACGAAGGGATACAAATGGAAACACAAGACCACAATACACAAGAGAGCAATGGGCTAGATTCAATGCCGAGCGAAATGCTACAAAATTTGCAAGAAAAGCTGCAATACTTCAAGCAACAAATACGCCAAAGCCAAGATACAATGCTTTCACAGGATTCAAAGAGCAATATGCAGAGCTTAGAATTAGCAGCTTCACAGGATTTAGAGAATCTAATACCGAGCTCCAATGGAGAGCTGCTAGATCAAAGCCCTATCTATCAGAGTCCAACCTTGACACTCTTGCAAGTGAAATTACCACAAAGCACGATTTGTCAAGAATGTCCCAAAGCAATGTGGATAAAGAATCAACGCAACATCAAATGCTTCTGCCAAGTGATGCACAGCATAACCTACCAAGACGACCAGATTCAGCCAACAATGATAATAGAGAACTGCGATCAACAAATCATAGCGATACAAGAAATGCTACTAGCAAAAGAAAGTGGCGAATAGTAGATAAATTTAGCGATGAGATGGAATCCATTAAGCCCATAGAGCCAAAACGTTACACAAGAGAGCAGTGGGCTAAGTTTAATGCCAAGAAAAACAAAGGGGATTTGGAGAGATAA
- the mobC gene encoding plasmid mobilization relaxosome protein MobC, translating to MNKSNIVSFRITHDNKERLCKIQEKSGLDKSKILNFLIESFEPHKHLELLESSNDEVGKKKIVLYLSLDEYAKLKQSAQQNFRGSVARELKFHALNFIYKVKIPDMQEIQSLNETRAELHKIGSNINQIAKAYNTQLKPNIDDKLLAILNDLREKIDKLSLAITTLLSNKRRLA from the coding sequence GTGAATAAATCAAACATTGTAAGCTTTAGAATCACGCACGATAACAAAGAGCGACTTTGCAAAATCCAAGAAAAAAGTGGTTTGGATAAATCAAAGATTCTTAATTTTTTGATTGAGAGTTTTGAGCCCCATAAGCATTTGGAATTACTAGAATCCAGCAATGATGAAGTGGGTAAAAAGAAAATTGTGCTATATCTCTCGCTTGATGAATATGCAAAACTCAAACAATCCGCACAGCAGAATTTTCGTGGCTCGGTAGCAAGAGAGCTTAAATTCCACGCGCTCAATTTCATCTATAAAGTTAAAATCCCCGATATGCAAGAGATACAATCGCTCAATGAAACAAGAGCAGAGCTTCATAAAATCGGCTCAAATATCAATCAAATAGCCAAAGCATACAACACACAACTCAAACCAAATATAGATGACAAATTGCTTGCAATACTAAACGATTTGCGAGAAAAAATTGATAAACTCTCTCTAGCAATCACTACACTTTTATCAAACAAAAGGCGATTAGCGTGA
- a CDS encoding DUF5710 domain-containing protein, which produces MPRDSRIYIFVPFKDRDEAKGLGARWDKDKKQWFVPSGLDFAPFSRWEHKYTYEINADEAIRQFSEKLRECGLMLESMPIMDGKIHRCKVEGDRGREASGAYQGYLDGYPNGWIHNFKTDERVKFKYAMTASYSPSTTTYNRDKTIQ; this is translated from the coding sequence ATGCCAAGAGATTCTAGGATTTATATCTTTGTGCCCTTTAAAGATAGAGATGAAGCTAAGGGGTTAGGAGCTAGGTGGGATAAAGACAAAAAGCAGTGGTTTGTGCCTAGTGGATTAGATTTTGCTCCATTTTCTAGATGGGAGCATAAATACACTTATGAAATAAATGCAGATGAAGCCATAAGGCAATTTAGCGAGAAGTTAAGAGAGTGTGGGCTAATGCTAGAATCTATGCCCATTATGGATGGCAAAATCCATAGATGCAAGGTTGAAGGCGATAGGGGCAGAGAAGCTAGCGGAGCATATCAGGGCTACTTAGATGGCTATCCAAATGGCTGGATTCATAACTTTAAGACTGATGAGCGAGTGAAGTTTAAATACGCAATGACCGCTTCTTATAGTCCAAGCACTACAACATACAATAGAGACAAAACTATCCAGTAG
- a CDS encoding toprim domain-containing protein translates to MQEKTAKRLKIEFANAMPAPDSHPYLESKNISIQNINIKVDTFNNLLIPLRDINGKMQSLQRIMPNGSKMYGVIKTAQERQNNEEFLARKNGLFFTQRPLEEHSEFFVCEGFASAMSMSKILNKPSIAAMDCGNLLNVCDELISKYPHKHITICADNDMKKEAQGRRNAGMDSAKACQEKYPQIRIIYPQIKSSEIESVSDFNDLVNLRGIEAVRAEVKEQIDSLSMPKEIKQNPKTKGKDGFER, encoded by the coding sequence TTGCAAGAAAAGACTGCCAAAAGACTTAAGATTGAATTTGCAAATGCAATGCCAGCACCAGACTCCCACCCCTACTTAGAATCCAAAAATATTAGTATCCAAAATATTAATATCAAAGTGGATACATTTAATAATCTGCTTATCCCCTTGCGAGACATAAATGGCAAAATGCAAAGTTTGCAGCGTATAATGCCAAATGGAAGCAAGATGTATGGCGTTATCAAAACAGCACAAGAAAGGCAGAATAATGAAGAGTTCTTAGCTAGGAAAAATGGGTTATTTTTCACACAAAGACCATTAGAAGAGCATAGCGAGTTTTTTGTATGCGAGGGCTTTGCTTCGGCTATGAGTATGAGTAAGATTTTAAATAAGCCTAGCATTGCGGCTATGGATTGTGGGAATTTGCTTAATGTATGCGATGAGCTAATATCCAAATATCCGCATAAGCACATTACAATTTGTGCGGATAATGATATGAAAAAAGAAGCACAAGGCAGGAGAAATGCTGGAATGGATTCTGCCAAAGCGTGCCAAGAGAAATATCCACAAATCCGCATAATCTATCCACAAATTAAATCAAGTGAGATAGAGAGTGTGAGTGATTTTAACGACTTAGTAAATCTGCGCGGCATTGAAGCAGTAAGAGCAGAGGTAAAAGAGCAGATTGATTCGCTTAGTATGCCAAAAGAGATTAAGCAAAATCCTAAAACAAAAGGCAAAGATGGTTTTGAGCGATAA
- a CDS encoding tyrosine-type recombinase/integrase yields MLCDLAHSTLDPQIKNALYLQILCVHRPINTAKAKWSHIDLDSALWIIPAKEMKTQVSHTIALSNYALEILQHQKQKTARLQSVFVFPAFNQLKHISRDRLNTALQKLENGKYKGRVTAHGFRAIFRTICTLHKAELLQKGISDEVIESALAHKTDNEIKFAYEREKSTFEQLKILMQWYGDYLNNLCKFELNKQD; encoded by the coding sequence ATTTTATGTGATTTAGCTCACAGCACACTAGACCCACAAATCAAAAATGCCCTATATCTACAAATTCTTTGTGTCCATCGCCCCATCAACACTGCAAAGGCTAAATGGAGTCATATTGACCTAGATTCTGCATTGTGGATAATCCCTGCCAAAGAGATGAAAACGCAAGTAAGCCACACCATAGCATTAAGCAACTACGCGCTAGAGATTTTACAACACCAAAAGCAAAAAACAGCGAGACTACAAAGTGTATTTGTATTCCCAGCGTTTAACCAACTCAAACACATAAGCCGAGATAGGCTCAATACCGCATTGCAAAAGCTAGAAAATGGCAAATACAAAGGCAGAGTAACTGCTCACGGATTCCGTGCGATATTTCGCACTATTTGCACACTACACAAAGCCGAACTACTCCAAAAAGGTATAAGTGATGAAGTCATAGAATCTGCTTTAGCTCATAAAACAGATAATGAAATCAAATTTGCATATGAGCGAGAAAAAAGCACATTTGAGCAGCTCAAAATCTTAATGCAATGGTATGGGGATTATTTGAATAATCTATGCAAATTTGAGCTAAATAAACAAGATTAA
- a CDS encoding TerB family tellurite resistance protein codes for MVNLVLFIIAGIVIYYLYITFQEYLKNPISTQPSQSQSEYNLKNDPYVRADPKDRLKNSYAGVSVRILNKLLEVGIAKDSRDKAPSLLQRGLIESFIKNVSLTLSDKQSEQQLLSMVGQSESQDIASLAQEFLNDTYGEYKKRVAFVAFLFMLAWSDKDLNEREREVIIDVAAYLDIDNQDFNQLYESFESSQSVSNDEITTLKAQYRANFKDMQTASALQEGFTSQIASVIAKSQKSQETPKALIDKLWALQEVYDEVYNEAHNEVCDKAHDDTHQDSTNATNPESNI; via the coding sequence ATGGTTAATCTTGTGTTGTTTATCATCGCTGGGATAGTGATTTATTATCTGTATATCACTTTTCAAGAATACCTCAAAAACCCAATTTCAACGCAACCTTCTCAATCACAATCAGAATACAATCTCAAAAACGATCCATATGTGCGTGCCGATCCTAAAGATCGATTGAAAAACTCTTATGCGGGCGTGAGCGTGCGGATACTCAATAAGCTTTTGGAAGTAGGGATTGCTAAAGATTCTCGCGATAAAGCCCCGAGTCTTTTGCAAAGAGGCTTGATTGAAAGTTTTATCAAAAACGTCTCCTTAACTCTTAGCGACAAACAAAGCGAACAGCAGCTTTTGTCAATGGTCGGACAGAGTGAATCGCAAGATATTGCGTCTTTGGCGCAGGAATTTTTGAATGATACTTATGGCGAATACAAAAAACGAGTGGCGTTTGTGGCGTTTTTGTTTATGCTTGCATGGAGTGATAAGGATCTCAACGAGAGAGAACGAGAAGTGATTATTGATGTCGCGGCGTATTTGGATATTGACAATCAAGATTTTAATCAGCTCTATGAAAGCTTTGAATCAAGCCAATCAGTAAGCAATGATGAGATTACTACACTCAAAGCTCAATATAGAGCAAACTTTAAAGATATGCAAACCGCAAGTGCTTTGCAAGAGGGCTTTACATCTCAAATCGCCTCAGTGATCGCCAAATCACAAAAAAGCCAAGAAACCCCAAAAGCATTGATTGATAAATTATGGGCTTTGCAAGAAGTTTATGATGAAGTCTATAATGAGGCGCATAATGAAGTATGCGACAAGGCGCACGATGACACACATCAAGATTCTACGAATGCTACAAATCCAGAATCTAACATCTAA
- a CDS encoding glycosyltransferase family 2 protein, translating to MKYATRRTMTHIKILRMLQIQNLTSKTRKKEKRKNMNKTSASSESVSQESSNSIVVGGGGIFTPHNSSQSFFTHHTSSPHFSTLSIIIPCYNEEATISKILEVVSNVQIPYHKEIIIVDDCSTDKTREILSEILSTMDTTSANTTLSFIHHTHNQGKGAALRTGIASAKGEIVLIQDADLEYDPNEYPKLLQPFERGVADVVFGSRFVSGDSHRVLYFWHRMGNGMLTLFSNMMTNLNLTDMETCYKVFKREIIQSIQIKENRFGFEPEITAKIAKIKGIRIYEVGISYYGRTYEEGKKIGIKDGFRALWAIVKYHFKD from the coding sequence ATGAAGTATGCGACAAGGCGCACGATGACACACATCAAGATTCTACGAATGCTACAAATCCAGAATCTAACATCTAAAACAAGAAAAAAAGAAAAAAGGAAAAATATGAATAAAACTTCTGCATCTTCTGAATCTGTATCACAAGAATCCTCAAATAGCATTGTTGTCGGGGGGGGGGGGATTTTTACACCTCATAATTCTTCACAATCTTTCTTTACGCATCACACTTCCTCTCCACATTTTTCTACACTCTCAATTATCATTCCTTGCTACAACGAAGAAGCGACAATTTCTAAGATTCTGGAAGTTGTATCAAATGTGCAGATTCCATATCACAAAGAAATTATTATTGTTGATGATTGCAGCACAGATAAGACGCGCGAGATTTTATCCGAGATTTTATCAACGATGGATACAACCTCTGCAAATACGACACTCTCATTCATTCATCACACACACAATCAGGGCAAAGGTGCGGCATTACGCACAGGGATTGCCTCTGCGAAGGGGGAGATTGTGCTTATCCAAGATGCGGATTTAGAATACGACCCAAACGAATACCCAAAGCTTTTGCAGCCTTTTGAAAGAGGTGTGGCAGATGTAGTGTTTGGCTCTCGGTTTGTAAGTGGAGATTCTCATCGGGTGCTTTATTTTTGGCATAGAATGGGAAATGGTATGCTGACTTTGTTTTCAAATATGATGACAAATCTTAATCTCACGGATATGGAGACTTGCTACAAGGTTTTTAAACGTGAGATTATCCAATCTATCCAAATCAAAGAAAATCGCTTTGGGTTTGAGCCAGAAATCACCGCAAAAATAGCCAAAATCAAAGGTATCAGAATCTATGAGGTCGGTATCAGCTACTATGGGCGCACATACGAAGAGGGCAAAAAAATTGGCATAAAAGATGGCTTTCGCGCTTTATGGGCGATTGTGAAATATCACTTTAAGGATTGA
- a CDS encoding LIC_10190 family membrane protein — protein sequence MSIISQEWFIADCKILLVLLGWILATFGYGSLVLRLFYCVNKANPFTFSRSQVTRSNNNSFLAPPPISSLEILVSLVLGVGLLIFIVSVLHFFIPLYGYISLALLLFGIVAFFVCYAYLLKDWRIWISGIIAFLFVGIYSLFLDSISDSINYHIQIVTWIQESNLVFGLGNIHTRLGYNGNIYNFYALTDVSQILASLRSFIGNEIVYFGFLFSAFYGLLCREKHTNANLFLLCCLPFFVYVLHGGELSALYCEGIGAVFGILVFALLLLALEIDSAKKPAVFFIAFFIALIATTIKIANTALVFGVILGFVYVYRKKIFSREFLRGYVWAFVIGVVFCLPWVLKGLATSGMIAYPASIGYLQFLPFAVSEEDRASEVCWIMSWARDPGKNCVEVLSSNAWLWDWLHMKQNYFHWYFKRFVWTFFCLLGFALVLFGLYYVSRKSHKQALIKNIFDESRIDFNTQNLATNLAQFALIFVAIVSGVGFWFVSGPDPRFGMVYIIPLLGALFGVSLLLSLAIRSKLYRFGALFVLLLCCIPFFLINRPMIVFVSAFWVIFVMSKCSSRVFVGLMIVLSLVSVPNFYRKNYKNITQMPKVLPVHVTQKITDFGVVVYQRTDEPTDTSQTIDYEVRPMTPYFNPRVRKGEFLGRDAYINEKRFDRRESQK from the coding sequence ATGAGTATTATTTCTCAAGAATGGTTTATTGCAGATTGCAAAATTTTGCTTGTTTTGCTTGGTTGGATTCTGGCTACATTTGGTTATGGAAGCTTAGTTTTGCGCCTTTTTTATTGTGTCAATAAGGCTAATCCTTTTACTTTTAGTCGATCTCAAGTTACGCGATCAAACAATAACTCTTTCTTAGCCCCCCCCCCTATAAGCTCTCTTGAAATTCTTGTTTCTTTGGTATTGGGTGTAGGGCTACTTATTTTTATTGTTAGCGTGCTACACTTTTTTATTCCTTTGTATGGGTATATATCGCTTGCATTGCTTTTGTTTGGGATTGTGGCGTTTTTTGTGTGCTATGCATATCTCCTCAAAGATTGGCGTATATGGATAAGCGGGATTATTGCATTTTTGTTTGTGGGGATTTATAGTTTATTTTTAGATTCTATAAGTGATAGCATCAATTATCATATACAAATTGTAACTTGGATACAAGAATCTAATCTCGTATTTGGGCTAGGAAATATCCACACAAGGCTCGGTTACAATGGCAATATTTATAATTTTTATGCCCTTACTGATGTAAGCCAGATTCTTGCTTCATTGCGGAGCTTTATAGGCAATGAAATTGTGTATTTTGGGTTTTTATTCAGCGCGTTTTATGGGCTTCTTTGTAGAGAAAAACACACTAATGCAAATCTCTTTTTGTTGTGCTGTTTGCCATTTTTTGTTTATGTGCTTCATGGCGGGGAGTTATCAGCACTTTATTGTGAGGGCATAGGGGCTGTATTTGGGATTTTGGTTTTTGCGCTTTTGTTGCTTGCTCTTGAGATAGATTCTGCCAAAAAGCCTGCGGTATTTTTTATCGCATTTTTTATAGCCCTCATTGCCACGACTATAAAAATCGCTAATACCGCTCTTGTATTTGGTGTGATTTTGGGATTTGTTTATGTATATAGAAAGAAAATATTTTCTAGAGAATTTTTGCGAGGATATGTATGGGCGTTTGTGATTGGGGTGGTATTTTGCCTTCCATGGGTGCTTAAGGGGCTTGCTACAAGTGGTATGATAGCCTATCCTGCGAGCATAGGCTATTTGCAATTCTTACCATTTGCAGTGAGCGAAGAGGATCGCGCAAGTGAAGTGTGCTGGATTATGAGCTGGGCTAGAGATCCGGGCAAAAATTGTGTCGAAGTGCTATCTTCAAACGCTTGGCTTTGGGATTGGCTGCATATGAAGCAGAATTATTTTCATTGGTATTTTAAAAGATTTGTTTGGACATTTTTTTGTCTTTTGGGCTTTGCGCTTGTGCTTTTTGGGCTGTATTATGTGTCGCGCAAAAGCCACAAACAAGCTCTTATAAAAAATATTTTTGATGAAAGCAGAATAGATTTTAATACCCAGAATCTAGCGACAAACTTAGCTCAATTTGCGCTGATTTTTGTAGCTATTGTGAGTGGTGTTGGTTTTTGGTTTGTCAGTGGTCCAGATCCGCGATTTGGTATGGTGTATATTATTCCGTTACTTGGGGCATTATTTGGGGTCAGTCTTTTGCTAAGTTTAGCGATACGATCTAAGCTATATCGCTTTGGTGCGTTATTTGTTTTGTTGTTGTGCTGTATTCCATTTTTTCTCATCAATCGCCCGATGATTGTATTTGTAAGCGCATTTTGGGTGATTTTTGTGATGAGTAAATGTTCTTCACGCGTATTTGTAGGGCTTATGATTGTGCTTAGTCTTGTGAGTGTGCCAAATTTTTATCGCAAAAATTATAAAAACATTACCCAAATGCCAAAGGTTTTGCCTGTGCATGTAACGCAAAAGATTACAGATTTTGGAGTTGTCGTGTATCAGCGCACAGATGAGCCTACTGATACATCTCAAACGATTGATTATGAAGTGCGTCCAATGACACCTTATTTTAATCCACGCGTGCGTAAGGGTGAGTTTTTGGGACGCGATGCATATATCAATGAAAAACGATTTGATAGGCGTGAGTCTCAAAAGTGA
- a CDS encoding class I SAM-dependent methyltransferase, translated as MKNDLIGVSLKSELWYYVAKSKQKTQRNMMSNTNNTNKPIVKETFFDVLLRKMRLARVLPSIRGFSEPCVLDVGCGWEARLLREIEPYIAKGVGIDFKAPNIKTPKIETLSYRFEALPNENLYDVLTLDSLDSSSSNSSSALSEATLDHKSLNSSNNLNSSISSLMLPFASFAPPPNSVLHTYLPFKDESFEIVTMLAVIEHLHYPIDMLREIARVLKPNGILLLTAPSHLAKPVLEFLSYRLHLIDENEILDHKRYYNKRDLAESINQVSNLKILQHRYFQCGMNNFLKVVKES; from the coding sequence ATGAAAAACGATTTGATAGGCGTGAGTCTCAAAAGTGAGTTATGGTATTACGTTGCAAAATCAAAACAAAAAACACAAAGGAATATGATGAGTAACACAAACAATACAAATAAGCCCATAGTCAAAGAGACATTTTTTGATGTGCTTTTACGCAAAATGCGATTAGCTCGTGTTTTGCCAAGCATTAGGGGGTTTAGTGAGCCTTGCGTGCTTGATGTGGGCTGTGGCTGGGAGGCTAGGCTTTTGCGTGAGATTGAGCCTTATATCGCTAAAGGAGTAGGGATTGACTTCAAAGCCCCAAATATAAAAACACCAAAAATAGAGACATTAAGCTATCGCTTTGAGGCATTGCCAAATGAGAATCTATATGATGTGCTTACATTAGATTCTTTAGATTCTAGCTCGTCTAACTCATCTAGCGCATTAAGTGAAGCGACTTTGGATCACAAATCGCTAAATTCATCAAATAATTTGAATTCATCAATTTCATCATTAATGTTGCCATTTGCTTCCTTTGCCCCCCCCCCCAATAGTGTTTTACACACTTATTTGCCCTTTAAAGATGAAAGTTTTGAGATTGTTACGATGCTTGCTGTGATTGAGCATTTGCATTATCCTATCGATATGCTGCGAGAAATCGCGCGCGTGCTTAAGCCAAATGGAATCTTGCTTCTTACAGCACCAAGTCATCTTGCAAAGCCTGTGCTTGAATTTCTCTCTTATAGGTTGCATTTAATCGATGAAAATGAGATTCTCGATCATAAACGTTACTACAATAAGCGCGATTTGGCAGAATCTATAAATCAAGTCTCAAATCTTAAGATTTTGCAACATCGCTATTTTCAGTGTGGTATGAATAATTTTTTAAAAGTTGTAAAAGAAAGTTGA
- a CDS encoding class II 3-deoxy-7-phosphoheptulonate synthase: MKSPNTWNAQSWRTFLIKQHPTYSNQQALQEVEKELKSYPPLVFAGEARNLKKHFAQVQKGEAFLLQGGDCAESFCQFSGSSIRDLFKVIIQMSAILTFAGSCPIVKVGRLAGQFAKPRSSDFEESNGKKLPSYRGDIINGMDFDLDSREPDATRMLKAYNQSAATLNLLRAFASGGLADLSEVHRWNLDFVRSNPFGKKYEQLANQITQTLGFMNACGINTQNTPALKETEFYTSHEALLLNYEEQLVRQDSLTGQWYDCSAHMLWIGERTRDLDGAHLEFLRGIKNPVGVKIGPTATKDEIMGICEILNPSNEEGRLNLIVRMGADKIKQNFPKLLESVHKEGRHILWSCDPMHGNTIKANNGYKTRAFNDILSEVKSFFDIHKANGSVAGGIHLEMTGNDVTECVGGSQAITEANLASCYHTQCDPRLNATQAIELAFLVADMLKERRI; the protein is encoded by the coding sequence ATGAAATCACCAAACACTTGGAACGCACAAAGCTGGAGAACATTTCTAATCAAACAGCACCCAACTTATAGTAATCAGCAAGCACTACAAGAAGTAGAAAAAGAGCTCAAATCCTATCCGCCACTTGTATTTGCAGGTGAGGCAAGAAATCTCAAAAAGCACTTCGCTCAAGTCCAAAAAGGCGAGGCATTTTTATTGCAAGGCGGGGATTGTGCGGAGAGTTTTTGTCAATTCAGTGGTTCAAGCATTCGCGATTTGTTTAAGGTGATTATCCAAATGAGTGCGATTTTGACCTTTGCAGGAAGCTGTCCAATCGTCAAAGTTGGGCGTTTGGCAGGGCAGTTTGCCAAACCGCGTAGCAGCGATTTTGAGGAAAGTAATGGCAAAAAATTGCCAAGCTATCGCGGAGATATTATCAATGGAATGGATTTTGATTTAGATTCTAGGGAGCCTGATGCTACGCGAATGCTAAAAGCTTACAATCAAAGTGCGGCAACGCTTAATCTTTTGCGCGCGTTTGCAAGTGGTGGGCTTGCGGATTTGAGCGAAGTTCATCGCTGGAATCTTGATTTTGTCAGATCTAATCCTTTTGGCAAAAAATACGAACAACTTGCCAATCAAATCACGCAAACTTTGGGCTTTATGAATGCTTGCGGTATCAATACCCAAAACACCCCCGCACTCAAAGAAACAGAATTCTACACAAGCCATGAAGCTTTATTGTTAAATTATGAAGAACAGCTTGTGCGCCAAGATAGCCTCACAGGACAATGGTATGATTGCTCGGCACATATGCTCTGGATAGGTGAGCGCACGCGAGATTTAGATGGGGCGCATTTGGAGTTTTTGCGAGGGATCAAAAATCCTGTGGGTGTAAAAATAGGTCCAACAGCAACTAAAGATGAGATTATGGGGATTTGTGAGATTCTCAACCCAAGCAATGAAGAGGGACGACTCAATCTCATCGTCCGAATGGGTGCTGACAAAATCAAGCAAAACTTTCCAAAACTTCTTGAAAGCGTCCATAAAGAAGGAAGGCATATTCTATGGAGCTGCGATCCTATGCATGGCAATACGATCAAAGCCAATAATGGCTATAAAACGCGCGCGTTTAATGATATTTTGAGCGAAGTCAAAAGCTTTTTTGATATTCACAAAGCCAATGGAAGTGTCGCGGGTGGGATACATCTTGAAATGACAGGCAATGATGTAACAGAATGTGTCGGTGGCTCGCAAGCCATCACTGAAGCCAATCTCGCGAGCTGCTATCACACACAATGCGATCCAAGGCTTAACGCTACTCAAGCCATTGAGCTTGCATTTCTTGTAGCTGATATGCTTAAAGAGCGCAGAATCTAA
- the rplT gene encoding 50S ribosomal protein L20: MRVKTGVVRRRRHKKILKLARGFYSGRRKHFRKAKEQLERSMCYAFRDRKQKKRDFRSLWIVRINAACRINDISYSKFMHGLKLANIELDRKILADMAMNEPESFAKMVELAKKAI; encoded by the coding sequence ATGAGAGTAAAAACTGGCGTTGTCCGTCGCAGAAGGCATAAAAAAATCTTAAAACTCGCAAGAGGATTTTATAGCGGAAGAAGAAAACATTTTCGCAAAGCAAAAGAACAACTTGAAAGAAGTATGTGCTATGCGTTTCGCGATAGAAAGCAAAAAAAGCGAGATTTTCGTAGTTTGTGGATCGTGCGCATCAATGCAGCTTGCAGGATAAATGATATAAGTTATTCAAAATTTATGCATGGGCTAAAGCTTGCAAATATCGAGCTTGATAGAAAAATCTTGGCTGATATGGCGATGAATGAGCCTGAAAGTTTTGCAAAAATGGTCGAACTCGCAAAAAAAGCAATCTAA